A segment of the Luteolibacter arcticus genome:
AGCTCGAAGAACGGAGTATATCCCTCCGATCACTTTCCCATCCGGGCGACGCTGGAGATGTGAGAGCGCTTTCTGTCACTCCAGCGCCTTCTCGATGGCGCCGGTCACCTCGGGGCTGTCAGGCGTGGTTTTCGGCTCGAAGCGGGCGAGTGGTTTGCCGTCCTTGCCGATGAGAAACTTGCCGAAGTTCCACGTCACGTCGCCGGGGAAGGCGCCTTCCTTGCCGGTCAGCGCGGTGTAGAGCGGGTGCTGCTCCGCGCCCTTCACGTGGACCTTCTCCATCAGCGGGAAGCTGACCTCGTACTCCGCCTTGCAGAATTTCTCGATCTCCTTCTCCGTGCCGGGTTCCTGGTTGCCGAAGTCATTGCAGGGAAAACCGAGCACCACGAAGTCCTTGCTACGATACTTGTCGTAGATCGCCTCGAGCGCCGTGTACTGCTTCGTGAGGCCGCACTTCGAGGCGGTGTTCACGACCAGCACCACCTTGCCCTTGTAGTCGGCGAGGGACTTGTCCTTGCCATCGATGGTCTTGAACGGGATGGCAGCCAGATCCGCCGCGGCGGCGGTGGCAACAACGACAAGTGAAACGAGGAGCGATCTCATGGTGCCGCCAGCATCCGTCGGCGGAGGCGATGGCTCAACGATAAACCCGCACCACCCGCGGGGTGATGCCGGTGAGGATCTCCCAGCAGATGGTCCCGGCCTTCGCCGCCACCTCGTCCACGCGGATGTTCGGGCCGAACATTTCCACCTCATCGCCCTCGGCCACGTCGCTGCCGGTCACGTCGATCATGAGCTGGTCCATGGTCACGCGGCCCAGCATCGGGAAGCGTTCTCCTCGGATGAAAGCTTCCGCCCCGTTTCCTGAAACGGCGCGCGGGTAGCCATCGCCGTAGCCGATGCCGACGGTGGCGACGCGGGTGGGCTTGGTGGTCACGAAGGCGCGACCATACGACACGCCGTGACCGGCCGGCAGCGTGCGGACCAGGGTGACGCGCGATTTCAGGCTCATCACGTTCCGCAGTTTCTCCTCATGGCCCGGCAGCGGCGAGATGCCATAGAGCATCAGCCCCGGGCGGGCGAGATTGCAGCATTCGCGGTCGTAGCCGAGCAGGCCCGCGCTATTGGAAAGATGCCGCCAGCGGAACCGCTCCGGCCCGCCGAGCGAATCGATGATGCCGACGTAGCGGGCGATCTGGGAGCGCGTGAATTCCTCGTCCTCATCGGCGGATGGCAGGTGCGAGCCGATGCCTTCGATTTCCAAGTTCGGCAGCTTCTCAAGCTCCATCAGGATCTCCGGCAAACCCTCCGCGACGAAACCGCCACGACCCATCCCGCTGTCCACGGCCAGATGGACCTTCAAGCGACTGCCATGGGCTCGCGCCAAGGCGTCGAACTCGCGCGCTTCATCCAGCGAGGAAAGACAGGGCGTCCAGCCGCGGCCGACAATCTCCGCACGCTCTTGCGACCAGGTGGCGCCGAGCAAATAGATCCGCGTGGTCACGCCCGCATCGGCGATGCGGCGGGCCTCACCGACATTGGCGACGCCGAAAAACTCGATGTCCTCCGCGGCAAGGCTGCGCGCCACGTCTTCCAGCCCGTGACCGTAGGCCCCGGCCTTCACCACGGCCATCACGGCACAGCCGGCGACCTCGCGGGCGGTGCGGAGGTTGTGGCGCAGGGCGGAAAGATCGATCTCCGCCCAGGATCGAGGCGGCGAAGGCAGCGGGTTCACGCGGGCGAGGAAAGCGGGGGCTTTTGGTATGGGCAAGACTCGCCTTCAGAACATCGATTCAATCGAGATCACGGCGAAAAATCCAATGAAGGGCACCAGGATGAACTGGCAGATCAGAATGGTTACGGTAGCCAGCAGAAACCTTCGCATGCGGTTTTCCGCCTCATGCTTTGCAGCCAGGAGCCAGCCGCCGTAGCAGCAGCAGGCGATCACGAAAATTCCGAATGCAGACCACACCGCAAATCGGGGAACTGCGAGACCGCCAAACGTCAAGCCGTACTCGAAAGCATCCATTGCTGCTCCCGCCGTGAAACCAGGAACCACCACGCACAAGCCGATCAGGAAGGATTCGGAACGTTCGGATCCTGATGGCGGATGCGCGGGTTGATCCGGTTCAAGCGATGGCGACATGAGATAGGTGGAAGTCAAAGGTCGCCGGAAAGCGAGGGCGGACGAGCTGGGCAAGAGTAGCTGCGGAAACATTCAGCGTCTCTGACACCAGTCCATGATCTCCCTCCCCATCCGAGCAATTCGGAAAAATTTCACCCCAAACCGGGGACTTGATCCTACGGTCATATGACCGACTTTAACGGTCATGATCTCCACCGCGTTGCAGGACTTGTTTGGTGGAAAGGCGGCAGAGGCGGTGCTTCTTTCGATTTTCCATCATGGGGACGCCTACGGACGGGCAGTAGCACGGGATTTTGGGGTGTCACTGGATGGCGTCCAGCGGCAACTCGATCGCTTCGAGCGTGCCGGAGCGCTGGTCTGCAAGCATCAGGGGCGCACGCTGGTCTATAGTTGGGATCCAAAATCCCGGATGGCGGCGCGTCTTCGGGATCTCACGGGGGTGGTCTATGACGGCTTGGAGGCGGAGGTGAAGGAGCAGTTGTTCGCCGAACGGCGGCAACCCCGTGCCAAGGACAAGCCGGAGATCCGGCAGCGATAGGAAGCCATGCGGGTCGCTCCGACAACCGCGGCGCGATCACCGACCGAAGATCAAATAGACCACGAACCAGCCCATCATTGGAGCCACGAATATCTGCGCGAGGATGAAGAGCAGCGCGAGCTTCACCACCCGCCGTGCAAACCGTTCCTGGCCCGATTTGCCGGCATGGATGACGGCTGCGAATCCGGCGCAGCCGAGAAGCACCGTGGCAATCAGCCCCCAAAGGATGATCGAATACCAGACGGGTTCCGGGGGCCTGAAGAGGCTCCAGAACCATTGGAGGTAGGCGGTGAGGAATAGCCCGGTCGCGATGCCCGGCGTGACCCAGCAGAGCCACATCATGATGACCTCGCCGCGGGTGTAGGGCGCGGCGCGGCCGGGTGGCATCGGCTGGGGTTCGTTCACGGCAGCGGCACCCGCGGAGCCGGCTTCACGGCATTCCGCGCTGCGCCGAGGCAGAGTTCCGCATGCACGGCCTGGCGGGCCATCTGGCGACGTTGCTCGCAGTGGGAATCCCACACCTTTTGCTCCATGGCCGGGATTTCCGGATGGCTGCGGAAGGACACGCCGAGGCCTAACAGCGCTGCCAGCCATGCCTCGAGCCCGACGACGCCGGGCCATGCGGGCATTGCATTCGCCAAGAGAGGCGAGGGGCCGATGCTCTGGAAAAGGTCCACGAACTCGGCGAAATCTCCCGCCCCGGTTTCGCGAGCCGCCTTCCAAAAATCCGAGGTGCCCGCCGAGTTGAAACGGTAGTGGATGGCGTGGAAGTCGCGGGTCTCATCCCATGCCTGGGCGGCCACGTGGTTGTAGAGTTCGCGGCTGCGGTCGCCGGGCATGCCATCGTTCTCCACGAGGATGCGGACCAGCCACTGGACGTGGCGGATCAGGTGGACAAGCCGGAGCGACGACAGCGGTTCGGCGAAGCCATTCGCATCGCCCACCGCCACGACATTGCCGGTCCATGGGGCGGTGCGTCGCCCGCAATTCCACGTCTGCACCTGCGGGACCAGCGACGGGTCGCCGGCCTTGGCGACGAGTTCGGCGCAGGCCTGGTCGTCGCTGGTGAAATCCGGATTCCACGCGGTGCCGAGACCGACCGAGTCATCGTGCTCGACGCGCCAGCGCCAGCCGCTTTCGAGGGTTTCGAGCGTGGTGAAGGGGCGGATCGGCTCGCTGCCGCGGCGGCGCAGCACGGTGGCGGCGCGGGTGCAGGGCAGGTCGTAGCCGGTCCACGCGGTATTGCCGGCGAGCGTGGCGAGCAGCGCGTCGCTGCCAGTAGCATCGAGATAGAGGTCGGCGGTCAGAGATCCGCCGCCTTCAAGTTGAAGCGTGTCCGGATCGCGGGTGAAGCCGGTGATCTTGCCCTCGCGAATCATCACGCCGGCGACGCGGCAGGCGCGCAGCAGCATGCCATTAAGGGACTCGGTCTTGAAGGTGAGGCCGGTGATGTGTTCGAGCGGCTTGAAGGCATTCGTTCCATCGCGCGGGAAGAGTTTTCCCGCGGCCATCAGCGCGGCGCCCGGCGACGAGGCATCGAGGCCTTTCTCCGCGGCGAGGAATCCGGGCACCGTCTGGAATCCAGACAGGCCATTGGCGAAGGGCGCGTCAAAGGAGCGGAAGAACGAGCCGCTCGCACCCCACAGGCACTTGAAGCCGAGCGTCCACACCGGCCGCCCTTGCAGATGGACTTCCGGCCCCTGGAGGCCGACGCCGTGGACGAGGTGCTGAAGTACGGAAGGCACCGTACTTTCCCCGGCGGGATCGCCCGCGGCGGCCTGCGGATCGCGCACGAGGGTGACGGGCAAGTTGGGCAGCGCGCGCTTGATCGAGACAGCGGCAAGCAGCGCATCGGTGCCGGAGCCGGCGACCACGAGATTACGGAGAGGGTTCATGGGAAAATCGGGTTCTTTTCAGGTCCACTGCCAGCCGTTCTTGCGGATCGCATCGAGCGCATCGCGGACGGAGACGCCGCCCTTGGCCACGTTGGCGAGTTTCTGGCGCTGGC
Coding sequences within it:
- a CDS encoding glutathione peroxidase; translation: MRSLLVSLVVVATAAAADLAAIPFKTIDGKDKSLADYKGKVVLVVNTASKCGLTKQYTALEAIYDKYRSKDFVVLGFPCNDFGNQEPGTEKEIEKFCKAEYEVSFPLMEKVHVKGAEQHPLYTALTGKEGAFPGDVTWNFGKFLIGKDGKPLARFEPKTTPDSPEVTGAIEKALE
- a CDS encoding tryptophan 7-halogenase, which translates into the protein MNPLRNLVVAGSGTDALLAAVSIKRALPNLPVTLVRDPQAAAGDPAGESTVPSVLQHLVHGVGLQGPEVHLQGRPVWTLGFKCLWGASGSFFRSFDAPFANGLSGFQTVPGFLAAEKGLDASSPGAALMAAGKLFPRDGTNAFKPLEHITGLTFKTESLNGMLLRACRVAGVMIREGKITGFTRDPDTLQLEGGGSLTADLYLDATGSDALLATLAGNTAWTGYDLPCTRAATVLRRRGSEPIRPFTTLETLESGWRWRVEHDDSVGLGTAWNPDFTSDDQACAELVAKAGDPSLVPQVQTWNCGRRTAPWTGNVVAVGDANGFAEPLSSLRLVHLIRHVQWLVRILVENDGMPGDRSRELYNHVAAQAWDETRDFHAIHYRFNSAGTSDFWKAARETGAGDFAEFVDLFQSIGPSPLLANAMPAWPGVVGLEAWLAALLGLGVSFRSHPEIPAMEQKVWDSHCEQRRQMARQAVHAELCLGAARNAVKPAPRVPLP
- the alr gene encoding alanine racemase, with the protein product MNPLPSPPRSWAEIDLSALRHNLRTAREVAGCAVMAVVKAGAYGHGLEDVARSLAAEDIEFFGVANVGEARRIADAGVTTRIYLLGATWSQERAEIVGRGWTPCLSSLDEAREFDALARAHGSRLKVHLAVDSGMGRGGFVAEGLPEILMELEKLPNLEIEGIGSHLPSADEDEEFTRSQIARYVGIIDSLGGPERFRWRHLSNSAGLLGYDRECCNLARPGLMLYGISPLPGHEEKLRNVMSLKSRVTLVRTLPAGHGVSYGRAFVTTKPTRVATVGIGYGDGYPRAVSGNGAEAFIRGERFPMLGRVTMDQLMIDVTGSDVAEGDEVEMFGPNIRVDEVAAKAGTICWEILTGITPRVVRVYR